In a single window of the Elaeis guineensis isolate ETL-2024a chromosome 6, EG11, whole genome shotgun sequence genome:
- the LOC105049032 gene encoding uncharacterized protein isoform X2, whose amino-acid sequence MASSVARMPTDDWRDPNRLAAGVFGAHAHHPFGNNLRKVLVREPDRDPVGVTSSTSTSSSTTMAVGGRDAVGPRKMTELSSAVGEDSGSLRTARKRESQILDRWAARQAREMVTTIERQAHQAEISALTTTTQPVSARAASFLRDSSPALSDTSAATAAVSAASTSSSIDLPPNVRASSLIQMWRELEAEAGITPTNRTTSGNSNSAFTSAAAAMAEEPSGGSDVCDDSEAFGDWDSDITITTAHSSMSESERGRVGSIVKMLSSANATRSSAAAAWIEDVEPLSRESPGVSDHGDSQNQSLRSTGAGLRRMRGRREMEDWLAKLEQGRRNELSAVAERQPVSRFLHRGRLQSMLRLRALRREVAVQDQLRTASTTLELDRLQSASIISFLRQRFNNRGQDDVSGVPVVESSSCVHNQFPIDTQGSEYPHSADQCTGDSNRYEVVISPRDLENLPPELNSPHSGSDDLQEGSHTLDGSWDDRSLWVSNLDWQRLVDSSPSHESQGDIITEEVESYAHQNIRSSDPMWITGPLNSWREWGVSRQATYHDLGGNFSDNEEIRDLLERRRVSTSLASDFCDKMNRLILSFLQRQAQQSFDDNYVEDYEEQTFWRQSDEFQNADQVASSSSSLIPMPYQTQHHLDRWQHTSFRHHSSQNFLEMETMNDLRSDMAQIHHEINELRKLVENCMEWQANLQHSIKQEVSHAVYQSHVGTCVPVSSVPMNCNGAVENVQSAGLELWMLFGHILIHKLDLDGTSLAVRSIFWLWHGFLKAH is encoded by the exons ATGGCTTCCTCGGTTGCCAGAATGCCCACCGACGACTGGCGCGACCCCAACCGGCTCGCTGCCGGTGTCTTCGGCGCCCACGCCCACCACCCCTTCGGCAACAACCTCAGGAAAGTCCTCGTCCGCGAGCCAGACCGCGACCCCGTCGGCGTCACCTCCTCCACGTCCACCTCCTCCTCTACCACGATGGCTGTTGGTGGCAGGGACGCTGTCGGTCCGAGAAAAATGACCGAGCTGTCGTCCGCCGTCGGCGAGGACTCCGGCTCCCTGCGCACCGCCCGTAAGCGGGAGTCCCAGATACTGGACCGGTGGGCAGCCCGTCAGGCACGGGAGATGGTCACCACCATCGAACGCCAGGCACACCAAGCCGAGATCTCCGCCCTCACCACCACCACCCAGCCCGTCTCCGCGCGCGCCGCCTCCTTCCTTCGCGATTCCTCCCCCGCCTTGTCCGACACCtccgccgccaccgccgccgTCTCCGCCGCCAGCACCAGCAGCAGCATCGACCTCCCGCCGAACGTGCGAGCATCGTCGCTGATCCAGATGTGGAGGGAGCTTGAGGCCGAGGCCGGCATCACCCCCACCAACCGCACCACCAGCGGCAACAGCAACTCGGCTTTCACCAGCGCCGCCGCCGCCATGGCCGAGGAGCCCTCCGGCGGCTCCGACGTCTGCGATGATTCGGAGGCGTTCGGGGATTGGGATTCGGATATCACGATAACGACGGCGCATTCGTCGATGAGCGAGAGCGAGCGGGGCCGGGTGGGGAGCATCGTGAAGATGCTGAGCTCGGCGAACGCGACGCGGAGCTCGGCGGCGGCGGCGTGGATCGAGGATGTCGAGCCATTGAGCCGGGAGAGTCCAGGTGTCTCTGATCATGGGGATAGCCAGAACCAGAGCCTCCGCAGCACCGGTGCGGGTCTCCGGCGCATGAGAGGTCGGCGCGAGATGGAGGATTGGCTCGCGAAGCTGGAGCAGGGGCGGCGGAACGAGCTCTCTGCGGTGGCCGAACGTCAGCCTGTGTCACGTTTCTTGCATCGTGGTCGGCTCCAA TCAATGCTTAGGCTCAGAGCTCTCCGACGAGAAGTGGCAGTCCAAGATCAACTACGGACTGCTTCAACAACACTGGAATTGGACCGATTGCAAAGTGCATCTATAATTTCATTCCTCAG GCAGAGATTTAATAATAGAGGACAGGATGATGTCAGTGGAGTGCCAGTTGTGGAAAGCTCAAGCTGTGTACATAATCAGTTCCCTATTGATACTCAAGGTTCAGAGTATCCCCATTCTGCAGATCAGTGTACTGGTGATAGCAATCGATATGAGGTAGTTATCTCTCCAAGAGATTTGGAAAACTTGCCACCTGAACTCAATTCACCTCATTCGGGAAGCGATGATCTGCAAGAAGGAAGCCATACTCTGGATGGTTCTTGGGATGACAGAAGTTTATGGGTGAGCAATCTTGATTGGCAAAGGCTTGTGGATTCTTCACCCTCGCATGAGTCACAAGGTGACATCATAACAGAGGAAGTGGAATCTTACGCCCACCAAAATATCAGAAGCAGTGATCCTATGTGGATAACCGGTCCTCTCAATTCATGGAGAGAATGGGGAGTCAGCAGACAAGCGACGTACCATGACTTGGGTGGAAATTTTTCAGACAATGAGGAAATTCGTGATCTTCTAGAGAG AAGAAGGGTTTCAACTTCACTTGCGAGCGACTTTTGCGATAAAATGAATAGACTGATCTTGTCGTTCTTACAGAGACAAGCACAACAATCATTTGATGATAACTATGTAGAAGACTATGAAGAACAAACTTTCTGGAGACAGAGTGATGAATTCCAAAATGCTGATCAAGTTGCatcctcatcatcatcattgATACCCATGCCCTATCAGACACAACACCATCTAGACCGTTGGCAGCACACTTCATTCAGACACCATTCATCTCAGAATTTCCTG GAAATGGAAACCATGAATGACTTGAGGAGTGATATGGCACAAATCCATCACGAAATTAACGAACTACGGAAGTTGGTAGAGAATTGCATGGAGTGGCAGGCAAATCTCCAGCATTCTATTAAGCAGGAGGTTTCTCATGCAGTTTATCAATCTC ATGTGGGCACATGTGTACCTGTTTCAAGTGTGCCCATGAATTGCAATGGAGCAGTGGAAAATGTCCAATCTGCAGGTCTCGAATTGTGGATGTTGTTCGGGCATATCCTAATTCATAAATTGGACCTTGATGGCACCAGCTTGGCAGTCCGATCAATATTCTGGCTTTGGCATGGATTTTTGAAGGCACACTAA
- the LOC105049032 gene encoding uncharacterized protein isoform X1 gives MASSVARMPTDDWRDPNRLAAGVFGAHAHHPFGNNLRKVLVREPDRDPVGVTSSTSTSSSTTMAVGGRDAVGPRKMTELSSAVGEDSGSLRTARKRESQILDRWAARQAREMVTTIERQAHQAEISALTTTTQPVSARAASFLRDSSPALSDTSAATAAVSAASTSSSIDLPPNVRASSLIQMWRELEAEAGITPTNRTTSGNSNSAFTSAAAAMAEEPSGGSDVCDDSEAFGDWDSDITITTAHSSMSESERGRVGSIVKMLSSANATRSSAAAAWIEDVEPLSRESPGVSDHGDSQNQSLRSTGAGLRRMRGRREMEDWLAKLEQGRRNELSAVAERQPVSRFLHRGRLQSMLRLRALRREVAVQDQLRTASTTLELDRLQSASIISFLRQRFNNRGQDDVSGVPVVESSSCVHNQFPIDTQGSEYPHSADQCTGDSNRYEVVISPRDLENLPPELNSPHSGSDDLQEGSHTLDGSWDDRSLWVSNLDWQRLVDSSPSHESQGDIITEEVESYAHQNIRSSDPMWITGPLNSWREWGVSRQATYHDLGGNFSDNEEIRDLLERRRVSTSLASDFCDKMNRLILSFLQRQAQQSFDDNYVEDYEEQTFWRQSDEFQNADQVASSSSSLIPMPYQTQHHLDRWQHTSFRHHSSQNFLEMETMNDLRSDMAQIHHEINELRKLVENCMEWQANLQHSIKQEVSHAVYQSLGLGSASFSSQSITGRKGSCCICCEMQVDSLLYRCGHMCTCFKCAHELQWSSGKCPICRSRIVDVVRAYPNS, from the exons ATGGCTTCCTCGGTTGCCAGAATGCCCACCGACGACTGGCGCGACCCCAACCGGCTCGCTGCCGGTGTCTTCGGCGCCCACGCCCACCACCCCTTCGGCAACAACCTCAGGAAAGTCCTCGTCCGCGAGCCAGACCGCGACCCCGTCGGCGTCACCTCCTCCACGTCCACCTCCTCCTCTACCACGATGGCTGTTGGTGGCAGGGACGCTGTCGGTCCGAGAAAAATGACCGAGCTGTCGTCCGCCGTCGGCGAGGACTCCGGCTCCCTGCGCACCGCCCGTAAGCGGGAGTCCCAGATACTGGACCGGTGGGCAGCCCGTCAGGCACGGGAGATGGTCACCACCATCGAACGCCAGGCACACCAAGCCGAGATCTCCGCCCTCACCACCACCACCCAGCCCGTCTCCGCGCGCGCCGCCTCCTTCCTTCGCGATTCCTCCCCCGCCTTGTCCGACACCtccgccgccaccgccgccgTCTCCGCCGCCAGCACCAGCAGCAGCATCGACCTCCCGCCGAACGTGCGAGCATCGTCGCTGATCCAGATGTGGAGGGAGCTTGAGGCCGAGGCCGGCATCACCCCCACCAACCGCACCACCAGCGGCAACAGCAACTCGGCTTTCACCAGCGCCGCCGCCGCCATGGCCGAGGAGCCCTCCGGCGGCTCCGACGTCTGCGATGATTCGGAGGCGTTCGGGGATTGGGATTCGGATATCACGATAACGACGGCGCATTCGTCGATGAGCGAGAGCGAGCGGGGCCGGGTGGGGAGCATCGTGAAGATGCTGAGCTCGGCGAACGCGACGCGGAGCTCGGCGGCGGCGGCGTGGATCGAGGATGTCGAGCCATTGAGCCGGGAGAGTCCAGGTGTCTCTGATCATGGGGATAGCCAGAACCAGAGCCTCCGCAGCACCGGTGCGGGTCTCCGGCGCATGAGAGGTCGGCGCGAGATGGAGGATTGGCTCGCGAAGCTGGAGCAGGGGCGGCGGAACGAGCTCTCTGCGGTGGCCGAACGTCAGCCTGTGTCACGTTTCTTGCATCGTGGTCGGCTCCAA TCAATGCTTAGGCTCAGAGCTCTCCGACGAGAAGTGGCAGTCCAAGATCAACTACGGACTGCTTCAACAACACTGGAATTGGACCGATTGCAAAGTGCATCTATAATTTCATTCCTCAG GCAGAGATTTAATAATAGAGGACAGGATGATGTCAGTGGAGTGCCAGTTGTGGAAAGCTCAAGCTGTGTACATAATCAGTTCCCTATTGATACTCAAGGTTCAGAGTATCCCCATTCTGCAGATCAGTGTACTGGTGATAGCAATCGATATGAGGTAGTTATCTCTCCAAGAGATTTGGAAAACTTGCCACCTGAACTCAATTCACCTCATTCGGGAAGCGATGATCTGCAAGAAGGAAGCCATACTCTGGATGGTTCTTGGGATGACAGAAGTTTATGGGTGAGCAATCTTGATTGGCAAAGGCTTGTGGATTCTTCACCCTCGCATGAGTCACAAGGTGACATCATAACAGAGGAAGTGGAATCTTACGCCCACCAAAATATCAGAAGCAGTGATCCTATGTGGATAACCGGTCCTCTCAATTCATGGAGAGAATGGGGAGTCAGCAGACAAGCGACGTACCATGACTTGGGTGGAAATTTTTCAGACAATGAGGAAATTCGTGATCTTCTAGAGAG AAGAAGGGTTTCAACTTCACTTGCGAGCGACTTTTGCGATAAAATGAATAGACTGATCTTGTCGTTCTTACAGAGACAAGCACAACAATCATTTGATGATAACTATGTAGAAGACTATGAAGAACAAACTTTCTGGAGACAGAGTGATGAATTCCAAAATGCTGATCAAGTTGCatcctcatcatcatcattgATACCCATGCCCTATCAGACACAACACCATCTAGACCGTTGGCAGCACACTTCATTCAGACACCATTCATCTCAGAATTTCCTG GAAATGGAAACCATGAATGACTTGAGGAGTGATATGGCACAAATCCATCACGAAATTAACGAACTACGGAAGTTGGTAGAGAATTGCATGGAGTGGCAGGCAAATCTCCAGCATTCTATTAAGCAGGAGGTTTCTCATGCAGTTTATCAATCTC TTGGTCTGGGGAGTGCTTCATTTTCCTCCCAGTCAATAACGGGAAGGAAAGGCAGTTGCTGCATCTGCTGCGAAATGCAAGTTGACTCACTACTTTACAG ATGTGGGCACATGTGTACCTGTTTCAAGTGTGCCCATGAATTGCAATGGAGCAGTGGAAAATGTCCAATCTGCAGGTCTCGAATTGTGGATGTTGTTCGGGCATATCCTAATTCATAA
- the LOC105049032 gene encoding uncharacterized protein isoform X3: MASSVARMPTDDWRDPNRLAAGVFGAHAHHPFGNNLRKVLVREPDRDPVGVTSSTSTSSSTTMAVGGRDAVGPRKMTELSSAVGEDSGSLRTARKRESQILDRWAARQAREMVTTIERQAHQAEISALTTTTQPVSARAASFLRDSSPALSDTSAATAAVSAASTSSSIDLPPNVRASSLIQMWRELEAEAGITPTNRTTSGNSNSAFTSAAAAMAEEPSGGSDVCDDSEAFGDWDSDITITTAHSSMSESERGRVGSIVKMLSSANATRSSAAAAWIEDVEPLSRESPGVSDHGDSQNQSLRSTGAGLRRMRGRREMEDWLAKLEQGRRNELSAVAERQPVSRFLHRGRLQSMLRLRALRREVAVQDQLRTASTTLELDRLQSASIISFLRQRFNNRGQDDVSGVPVVESSSCVHNQFPIDTQGSEYPHSADQCTGDSNRYEVVISPRDLENLPPELNSPHSGSDDLQEGSHTLDGSWDDRSLWVSNLDWQRLVDSSPSHESQGDIITEEVESYAHQNIRSSDPMWITGPLNSWREWGVSRQATYHDLGGNFSDNEEIRDLLERRRVSTSLASDFCDKMNRLILSFLQRQAQQSFDDNYVEDYEEQTFWRQSDEFQNADQVASSSSSLIPMPYQTQHHLDRWQHTSFRHHSSQNFLEMETMNDLRSDMAQIHHEINELRKLVENCMEWQANLQHSIKQEVSHAVYQSRALFFRHKVSTRNEDLCIMANPRFTLCCASPIWHALSQISETT; this comes from the exons ATGGCTTCCTCGGTTGCCAGAATGCCCACCGACGACTGGCGCGACCCCAACCGGCTCGCTGCCGGTGTCTTCGGCGCCCACGCCCACCACCCCTTCGGCAACAACCTCAGGAAAGTCCTCGTCCGCGAGCCAGACCGCGACCCCGTCGGCGTCACCTCCTCCACGTCCACCTCCTCCTCTACCACGATGGCTGTTGGTGGCAGGGACGCTGTCGGTCCGAGAAAAATGACCGAGCTGTCGTCCGCCGTCGGCGAGGACTCCGGCTCCCTGCGCACCGCCCGTAAGCGGGAGTCCCAGATACTGGACCGGTGGGCAGCCCGTCAGGCACGGGAGATGGTCACCACCATCGAACGCCAGGCACACCAAGCCGAGATCTCCGCCCTCACCACCACCACCCAGCCCGTCTCCGCGCGCGCCGCCTCCTTCCTTCGCGATTCCTCCCCCGCCTTGTCCGACACCtccgccgccaccgccgccgTCTCCGCCGCCAGCACCAGCAGCAGCATCGACCTCCCGCCGAACGTGCGAGCATCGTCGCTGATCCAGATGTGGAGGGAGCTTGAGGCCGAGGCCGGCATCACCCCCACCAACCGCACCACCAGCGGCAACAGCAACTCGGCTTTCACCAGCGCCGCCGCCGCCATGGCCGAGGAGCCCTCCGGCGGCTCCGACGTCTGCGATGATTCGGAGGCGTTCGGGGATTGGGATTCGGATATCACGATAACGACGGCGCATTCGTCGATGAGCGAGAGCGAGCGGGGCCGGGTGGGGAGCATCGTGAAGATGCTGAGCTCGGCGAACGCGACGCGGAGCTCGGCGGCGGCGGCGTGGATCGAGGATGTCGAGCCATTGAGCCGGGAGAGTCCAGGTGTCTCTGATCATGGGGATAGCCAGAACCAGAGCCTCCGCAGCACCGGTGCGGGTCTCCGGCGCATGAGAGGTCGGCGCGAGATGGAGGATTGGCTCGCGAAGCTGGAGCAGGGGCGGCGGAACGAGCTCTCTGCGGTGGCCGAACGTCAGCCTGTGTCACGTTTCTTGCATCGTGGTCGGCTCCAA TCAATGCTTAGGCTCAGAGCTCTCCGACGAGAAGTGGCAGTCCAAGATCAACTACGGACTGCTTCAACAACACTGGAATTGGACCGATTGCAAAGTGCATCTATAATTTCATTCCTCAG GCAGAGATTTAATAATAGAGGACAGGATGATGTCAGTGGAGTGCCAGTTGTGGAAAGCTCAAGCTGTGTACATAATCAGTTCCCTATTGATACTCAAGGTTCAGAGTATCCCCATTCTGCAGATCAGTGTACTGGTGATAGCAATCGATATGAGGTAGTTATCTCTCCAAGAGATTTGGAAAACTTGCCACCTGAACTCAATTCACCTCATTCGGGAAGCGATGATCTGCAAGAAGGAAGCCATACTCTGGATGGTTCTTGGGATGACAGAAGTTTATGGGTGAGCAATCTTGATTGGCAAAGGCTTGTGGATTCTTCACCCTCGCATGAGTCACAAGGTGACATCATAACAGAGGAAGTGGAATCTTACGCCCACCAAAATATCAGAAGCAGTGATCCTATGTGGATAACCGGTCCTCTCAATTCATGGAGAGAATGGGGAGTCAGCAGACAAGCGACGTACCATGACTTGGGTGGAAATTTTTCAGACAATGAGGAAATTCGTGATCTTCTAGAGAG AAGAAGGGTTTCAACTTCACTTGCGAGCGACTTTTGCGATAAAATGAATAGACTGATCTTGTCGTTCTTACAGAGACAAGCACAACAATCATTTGATGATAACTATGTAGAAGACTATGAAGAACAAACTTTCTGGAGACAGAGTGATGAATTCCAAAATGCTGATCAAGTTGCatcctcatcatcatcattgATACCCATGCCCTATCAGACACAACACCATCTAGACCGTTGGCAGCACACTTCATTCAGACACCATTCATCTCAGAATTTCCTG GAAATGGAAACCATGAATGACTTGAGGAGTGATATGGCACAAATCCATCACGAAATTAACGAACTACGGAAGTTGGTAGAGAATTGCATGGAGTGGCAGGCAAATCTCCAGCATTCTATTAAGCAGGAGGTTTCTCATGCAGTTTATCAATCTC GTGCATTATTTTTTCGACACAAGGTCTCAACAAGAAATGAAGATCTATGTATTATGGCTAATCCCAGATTTACACTATGCTGTGCCAGCCCCATCTGGCATGCCCTCTCTCAAATTTCAGAAACAACTTAA